The nucleotide sequence GCTTTCAGCTGAGGTCTGGCGGCACACAGGACCGCGCAGCAATGGGCGTAGCACGGCGTGCTGTACTGACGTTCGGCCTCCGCGTATGGGTCAATAATGGCTCCCCGCTCGTCCTGGAAGTTCCGGAAGAAGCGCACAACGCCCAGGACGACATCCAGGTAGCGCCCACGGTCGAGGGCTGTGGGACGGTCCTGCGCTTGAGCTGCGGTTCTCGAGAGGAAAACGGCCACCGGCTCCGCCATCGGGCCCAGGAATACGTCCTGGTCGTTCCGCCCGAGGCCCAAAAGCTGCACCGCAGGCCAGTAGCCTGCGAGAGCGATAACGCTTCTCAAGAATTCGCGCCGACGCATTGGGGAATCCCGGCAAACTCCGACGGCCGCGGTCCCTCCTCCCCGGTCAGAGCAACAAGACCGCGAACGTAACCGCCCTCGCTCCTCGCGAAAGCTCAGGACCCGGCTTGCCCTTTTCGCTCAGGCTTTCTCCGTCGCGCATCAGCTTCCGGGGTGGCCCCACCTACGAGGCTTGCCCTCACTCTGGCCACAATCGGATTCTGGACACTTTTCCGTCCGCGCTTCGGCACACAGCGATCACGGAATCGCTCCGCGGCCAATCTCCGGTCTCCCATGGAGGGGAAGGTCCGATGGACCACCGGATCGTTACCTCTGACCCATCCCGCAGGCGAACACGCAGTGCCGGCCTTCGAAGGTCGGCCGGTCGGGAAGCCCACTCAATCTCTCGGACCCGGCTTCCCGCACTGTCCTTCGAGCAAAACGCGTAAGCCAGTTGGGCTCTCCCTTTCCCCGAGCACTCGAAGTGAGGCACCGGGATAGACCGCACGCCCCTTCGGCCGTGACCTGTGGGAAGCCAGCCCTGTACTTCGGGTTCCTCCTGGCCCTGGACGAGGTAGACGTCGAGCGCCCTGGTTTTGGGCCAGCGCATCTCCAGGGTCACTCCCGATTTGCTCACCTCGAGAGTCCGGTTCCGGGAGGAGAGCTTCGCTTCCGGGGCGTCGAGATGGAAGATTGAGGTGTAGCGATGACGCCGGTCATCGAACGATTCCGCCGCGTCGAGGACGAGCCAGAAATCGTCCCGGGGATCGTGCGCCCGGAAATAGACGACGCGTCGCGTGTGACGGGCTGGCTTTGCGTTTTCGTAGGGTTCCAGCGGTCCGCCGTAGGCTGCCTCCACGTAGTCGAAAGCAGGTGTCGTCCGCCACAGGACAGGCACCGGGCCCGAGACCACGTAGGACTCGCGCGGTTGACCTCTCCGATGCTGGCCTGCCCCGTCCACGAACATCACGTTGTGACCGTGGGCGCTGAGAACGTAGCGTCGCCACTTAGAGGCGTCGTAGGCGTAGCTCCCTGCGTCCTGCACAAAGGAAATCCCCCGCAGATAAAGCACGAACGACAGCTTATCCTCGTGCTGATGCCCGAATCCAAATGGGCCACAGTCAATGGCCAGGTAATTGGCGTCGCGGTCCCAGCTGCTCCGCAGGACAGCGATTCCCGCGTAGGGAAACAGGTGGGATAAGCCATCGGGTTGGCTTCCGGAAGTACACCCCGATGCGATCCAGCGGAAGTCGCCGCGCTCCGGAAAAAGCTGCTCAGCCTGGCGCATCCGCGCCACGACGTCTACATCCCAGGCGTCGTTGAACCGTGGCACCGAGCGATCGGGGGTCATAATCCACATCAGGAAGGCGAACATCCTCTCGAGGCCGCTGAGGTAGGACGGCTCGAGCTCGATCCCGTTCAAGCGCGCCAGATAGAGGGGCCGCAGGAAGTTTCGGAGAGCGACATCGTGGTAGCCAGGGGTCAGCTCGAATTGAGCCCCGTCCGGGTAAACCTGGGCGCTCATCTCGCGCAGCAAAGTCTCCAGAGCGAAATGGCGCCATTCCTCGGCTTCTCGAAATTCCGGGAAAAGAACGCCGACGCAGAAGAGGCCGTCCATCTCCATGGTGAGCCAGTTGCCACGTGTCGGAAACGTGCGCAAGTAGCGCGCGTGCTCCAGAATACTGGTCAGCATCGTCACCAGGGCCTCGTCCGGAAAGGACGGCGAGCGGAGGAAAGCGAAGAAGGCGTCCGGCCACGCGTAGGCCATGCGCAAGCCGGCCTCGATCGTGCGCCAGGCGGAAAAGGGTCGCTGGTCTGCGGCCCCTTGCGGCACGGGGCAGCTCCGCACCCAATGCACCATTTGAGCCACGAACTCCCGCGCGTAGCGCTCGTCGCCCGTGCGCTGGTAGGCTTCTGCCAGCGTCCGCCAGAAGCGGTGGCGATTGAGCTGCCAGGTCCATTCATTGTCGGGAGGATAGGGCGAGGTAGGCTCGTACGTAGGGTTGTAGTGCCAATCGATCTGCTCACCGAACGGGTGTTCAATCCCCACGCTGCGCAGCCGATGGTTAAGAATCGCCTCGGCCGCCTGGATCAGGTCGGCGCCCGTCTCGTAGCTCTCCCCCTCACCGGGCAGGGGGGAAGAAAACCAGAGCGGTTTGGAGCGCTCGCGGAGGTACTGGGCCAGAGCAGCTACGGCTCTCTGGGTGTCTCCCGTGGCGACGGCCTCCTTCACGGCAAGCAACTCGGGTCGCCCAAGGTCAAGGGCGCCAAACAGCTCGCGGTAGGTCGTCCTTGGCGTGGGAGCGGCCGACGGTTGCCCCGATCGCGCCAGGGCCAGGCTCGGCTGCACCACCCAGGCCGACAGGATTAGCGCAACAGCCACTGCTTTTCGCGTCTGCACCATCCCGCTGCGCGTGCCTCCGGAGAAATCGCTTTCGCGCTGCCGCCGCGAACCCGGCTCCCCTCTTCCGAGTCCGACGCCCTCACCCCACGGACACGGGGACCGAACCCAGTGCCTACTCCTCGACGACGACAGGTCGAATCCGGGCAGGGAGATTCACCGCCGTGGCATCTCCAATGGCAAGGGCGGTAGCTACCGCGTTGGCGGCCTCGACAAAGGAACACGGGTTCCCCTTCCCGTCGCGGAGCAAATCGACGAAAGCCTGCAGGAGCCACGCTTCCTCGCCCTCCTCCTGCTCCGGCGGCAGCGCCTCCAGAACCTGCACGCCTCGCTCGCCCTCCAAGGCAAGCTGACGTGCTTCCAAATCGAGGCTGAGGGTACCACCCTCGCCACGGACGGTAATCTCGGTGATGGAAGGCCCGCTCCCTCCAATCCCGAGGAAAAGTTGCAAGGCAGCCCCGCTTCGGTAGCGACCCGCACAGACGATGGTGTCGGCGACGGGCCAGTCGGGGCGAGAGCGCCGGAGCGCAAAGCCGGTGACCTCGAACAAGTCGCCTGCCAGCCAGCGCAGGGCATCGATCAGATCCACCGCCTCCCCAATCGCGAGGTGCCTTTTGAGGGCGGGGTCCAGCCGCCATCCCGCCAGCTCGTAGCGGAGGGGGCGGAGCCATCGCGCTTCGACAAGGGTCGGGGGACCCAGTGCCGCGAGCTCGCGACGCATCCTCTGAACCAGGGGGTGGAAGCGCAGCCGGTGGGCGGCCATCGCGTGGACGCCCGCCTCCTGGACGGCCTCCACCAGAAGTTCCGCCTCCGAGCGGCGTAGAGCAAGAGGCGTCTCGCAAAGCACGTGCTTGCCGTTCCGCAGCGTCTCCAGGACCATCGGCCGATGGAGCGAATCCGGGGAGGCCACGATCACCGCGTCCACCCGATCGTCGCTCACAAGCTGCCGCCAGTCCGTCGTCCGGTCAAGAGGTGCGATTTCCTGGCAAACTTGATCCAGGCGATCTTGGTCAAGGTCACAGACAATTACCCTGTGGCCTGCGGCGCGCGCGGCTCTTGCGTACCGCCGTCCGACCCCGAGTCCGATGATACCTAAGGTGAGATCCAGCACCGTTTTCTCCTCAGCCGTGATCCACTACGGTCACGTCCCTGGGCGCGTCCCTATAGCTCCACGGGCATCCCGGTGGCCATCGATTGCTGCTCGGCCAACGCGATCTCCATGGCTTGGCGCACACTGTCGTGGGAAACCCGCTCCGGGTAGCGACGATCCATCAGGCATTGGAGGAAGTAGCGCAACTCCCGTAGATAGCCATCTTCCTGCGGAAGCTCGGGGGTGTAGGTCTTGTCCTCCCCGATCGACCGCACCTGGAGGGTTGGGGTGGCGGAGCTGGAATATCGCACCTCCGCCGCCTCAAATGTCACGTGGTAGGACATTTCGAAGGCGGCGTACGCCCAGCTGGCCTCCAGAAAGACGAGGGGGCCGCCCTCGTACACGTGCTGGGCGAAGACCGCCCTCGTCCCGCCGGCAGGTCCTGTGGCGGCGGTCGCGAAAACTCGCTGCGGTCGACCGAAGAGGACCTGAGAGATGTCTACATCGTGGATGTGCAGGTCCAGCAGGACGCCGCCACTGCGGCTTGGGTCGGCAAACCAGCTGTCGCTCCCTCCCCAGCTCGGGAAGGGGCTGATGCGCCGAAAGAGGGCGGATACCGGTCTGCCGAATGCCCCCGTCCTTACCACGTCCTGTAGATACTCGTACTCCGGCCAGAAGCGAATGCACAGCGCCACCATGAGCTGGTGCCCCGATCGCGCCGCCGCTTCCAGGATTTCGTCGACGTCGCGGAGAGAGAGGGCGAGTGGCTTCTCGCAGATCACGTCGTGACCCGCCTCCAGTGCGCGCAGGACGGCATCCTTGTGCAGGTGTGTCGGAAGGCACACGTCCACCACGTCTACATCGGGTCTCCCCAGCACGTCGTCCATCCGGGTAAAGCAGGCGATTCCCTCCAGGCTGGCTCCACTCTCCCCCGCCGGCAGATTCCCCCGCACAAGGGCCTGGAACCGCTCCGGATTCGAGTCCACCACCGCCACGACGCGGGCAGCCGGAAGCTTCAGGTACTGGGCCAGATGTGCGCGCCCCATGAAACCGTAGCCGAGAATCGCGATGCGAACCATCGGCTCCTCCAAGACTCAGGGCTTCACCAGCTCCCACTCGAGGGCGCTGATCTCCTGGAATTCCAGCTGGCCCGCGCGCTCCCGAATGACCAGCGTCTTCAGCTCGTAGGGTCCTATGGCAAAGCTCCCCTCCGCCCGCTCGTGAGGGAAATGGACCCTGGCCTGCGCGGGCCGGCCGTGGGTCTCGAAGCAACGGAGGACGAGGCAATCGTCGTCGAATGCCTTCTTGAGGACCACAGCCACCACGTTTTCCGGCTCGACCCGGCAGAAGCTGCCCACAGGCGCCCAGTCGCCGCGCGTGAGGGGCATCACCACGGATCGCGGCGGCTCGTTGAAGGCCAGCGCCAGGCGATAGGGATCGGCGGCCCTCCAATCCCCAAGGTGAGGCAGGAACAGGAAACGAAAGCGATGGAATCCCAGGTCAACGAAGTGATAGTCCCGATGGGCGTCGGGGCGGGAAGGGTCGTGGTGGGCGTAGATCGGGCTGCGCAGGAGCGTGAGCCGCAGCACCCCATCTTTCATCGAGTAGCTCCAGAGGCCGTCGTTGACGATCAGCAGCCCCAGTGCACCGTTACCCCCTTCGGCCTCCCCGTACACATCGATCCATTGCTGGCAGGATTCCTCCCCTCCGTCGGGCACCCGAGAGATGCAGCCGTAGGCCTGCTCGGCCACCACCCGCGGCCCGGTGACAAGGATCGGGAAATGAAGCTGCAAGATGCTGCGCGGCTCCTGCCAGTTAACGTCCAGCTCCAAGAATACGTACGGCAATTCGGCGTAGACCATCGTGCGGAAAACGACCCGGGAACAACCCAGCTTGCGCTCGGCTCGCACGACCCCTCGCACAGGGCCTTGCTCCTCGACCCTAAGCTCCGCCCGGCCGAAGCGAAGGAGCGTGCCCGTGTATTCGTCCAGCGAATGAGACCAGGTATCCGACTCGTCACGCAGGACCACCGGGCAACAG is from candidate division KSB1 bacterium and encodes:
- a CDS encoding heparinase II/III family protein, coding for MVQTRKAVAVALILSAWVVQPSLALARSGQPSAAPTPRTTYRELFGALDLGRPELLAVKEAVATGDTQRAVAALAQYLRERSKPLWFSSPLPGEGESYETGADLIQAAEAILNHRLRSVGIEHPFGEQIDWHYNPTYEPTSPYPPDNEWTWQLNRHRFWRTLAEAYQRTGDERYAREFVAQMVHWVRSCPVPQGAADQRPFSAWRTIEAGLRMAYAWPDAFFAFLRSPSFPDEALVTMLTSILEHARYLRTFPTRGNWLTMEMDGLFCVGVLFPEFREAEEWRHFALETLLREMSAQVYPDGAQFELTPGYHDVALRNFLRPLYLARLNGIELEPSYLSGLERMFAFLMWIMTPDRSVPRFNDAWDVDVVARMRQAEQLFPERGDFRWIASGCTSGSQPDGLSHLFPYAGIAVLRSSWDRDANYLAIDCGPFGFGHQHEDKLSFVLYLRGISFVQDAGSYAYDASKWRRYVLSAHGHNVMFVDGAGQHRRGQPRESYVVSGPVPVLWRTTPAFDYVEAAYGGPLEPYENAKPARHTRRVVYFRAHDPRDDFWLVLDAAESFDDRRHRYTSIFHLDAPEAKLSSRNRTLEVSKSGVTLEMRWPKTRALDVYLVQGQEEPEVQGWLPTGHGRRGVRSIPVPHFECSGKGRAQLAYAFCSKDSAGSRVREIEWASRPADLRRPALRVRLRDGSEVTIRWSIGPSPPWETGDWPRSDSVIAVCRSADGKVSRIRLWPE
- a CDS encoding Gfo/Idh/MocA family oxidoreductase: MLDLTLGIIGLGVGRRYARAARAAGHRVIVCDLDQDRLDQVCQEIAPLDRTTDWRQLVSDDRVDAVIVASPDSLHRPMVLETLRNGKHVLCETPLALRRSEAELLVEAVQEAGVHAMAAHRLRFHPLVQRMRRELAALGPPTLVEARWLRPLRYELAGWRLDPALKRHLAIGEAVDLIDALRWLAGDLFEVTGFALRRSRPDWPVADTIVCAGRYRSGAALQLFLGIGGSGPSITEITVRGEGGTLSLDLEARQLALEGERGVQVLEALPPEQEEGEEAWLLQAFVDLLRDGKGNPCSFVEAANAVATALAIGDATAVNLPARIRPVVVEE
- a CDS encoding Gfo/Idh/MocA family oxidoreductase, with the protein product MVRIAILGYGFMGRAHLAQYLKLPAARVVAVVDSNPERFQALVRGNLPAGESGASLEGIACFTRMDDVLGRPDVDVVDVCLPTHLHKDAVLRALEAGHDVICEKPLALSLRDVDEILEAAARSGHQLMVALCIRFWPEYEYLQDVVRTGAFGRPVSALFRRISPFPSWGGSDSWFADPSRSGGVLLDLHIHDVDISQVLFGRPQRVFATAATGPAGGTRAVFAQHVYEGGPLVFLEASWAYAAFEMSYHVTFEAAEVRYSSSATPTLQVRSIGEDKTYTPELPQEDGYLRELRYFLQCLMDRRYPERVSHDSVRQAMEIALAEQQSMATGMPVEL